GCGGGTTCAGCACGTTCAGCGCGAACGGCTGCCCGTTGCCGACCACCGAGTAGTAGTAGAAGTAGTGCGGCGCGCGGGGAATGGCGTCCTCGCTGACGATCGTCACCTTCCCCGTCTGCCGGTACCGCGCCTCCTGCGCCGCCAGCATCCCCCGCGCCAGCTGCGCCATCTCCGGCGTCCATCCCACCTCCAGCCCCGCCAGGATCACCGGCTCGCTGGTCACGTGGTCGTAGCCCCGCTTGTCGGCCATCAGCGGAATGCCCAGCACGTTCACCGGGCGCGCGTTCTCGCGAAGGGAGAGCGCCTTTTCGGCCCTGTGCCCCCACAGCGCGAAGCCGGAGGCGGCGTACTGCTCGTACGGCAGCCGGCCCTCCTGGTAGCGCCGCTTGCGCCCGCTGCGGGGGGCGCGGTCCTCGCCGTACAGGTATCCGTCGTCCACCATGCGGTCCAGGTCCAGCCGCGCGGCCACCGCCCGCGCCGCCTGGGCGTGCCGGGGCTGCGTGGTGGCGATGATGCGAAGCCAGATCAGCACCCGCCCGATGTCCGTGGCCGACCAGCCGTAGCCGATCGCATCCGGCTCCTCGCGGTCGTTGCGGCCCGCGATGCGCCCCGTGGTCGTCGAATAGTTCTTGTTGAAGGCCGCGCCGTCGTACAGGCGCATGGTGTTCAGCGTCTGCAGCGCCCGCGCCATCCGCCGGTCGTACTCCTCGCGCTCCAGCAGCCCCAGCTCGGCCCCGGCGTAGAGCGCAGCCAGTCCGCTCCCCACGTCCCAGAGCGTGGCGTACGGATAGCCCGCCACCGAGTTCACCAGCCCCGTCCCCGGCTGGTACTGCTGCTCCACGTACACCCACGCGCGCCGGGCCGCGTCGGCATGGAGCGAGTCGTCGCCGGGGAGCGCGCGCCGGCCGGCCTCGGCGGGGGCGGCGGGGTGGCCCGCGGGAGGGGCGGGGCGCACGGGCGGGGAGGCGACGCGTTCGCCCCGGGGCGGGGGCGGCGCGGCCGGGAACTCGTCGTCGTCCTCGGGGCCGGAGGGCCACAGGGCCTGCACGACGAACACGCTGACCGCCAGGATCACGATGCGGTTCAGCCAGCCGATGGCCGCGGCGGCCGCCTCGTTGGGGCGCATGGGGACAGTTTTCTCGGGTTTTTGGCGGGCGTGCCGCCGGCGCGGGAGCCGGCCGGCGCCTGCCCAGCGCGCAGGAACCGTGCACGGGCGCGCGGTTCCGGGGCCCCGGAAGGCGCAAGGCTCTGGCGCGCCGGGGGTGCACCATGCCAGAATACATGCGAAAGGTCCGCGGCGCACGGGGCAACCGCCTCTCCCCGCGCTTCCGCCCACCGGCCCGGCGCCCCCCCGGCGCCCGGCACGCTCCCGTTCAGCGCCTTCATGGCCAAGGCCACCCTTCGCGAAA
This region of Longimicrobium sp. genomic DNA includes:
- a CDS encoding DUF3131 domain-containing protein, giving the protein MRPNEAAAAAIGWLNRIVILAVSVFVVQALWPSGPEDDDEFPAAPPPPRGERVASPPVRPAPPAGHPAAPAEAGRRALPGDDSLHADAARRAWVYVEQQYQPGTGLVNSVAGYPYATLWDVGSGLAALYAGAELGLLEREEYDRRMARALQTLNTMRLYDGAAFNKNYSTTTGRIAGRNDREEPDAIGYGWSATDIGRVLIWLRIIATTQPRHAQAARAVAARLDLDRMVDDGYLYGEDRAPRSGRKRRYQEGRLPYEQYAASGFALWGHRAEKALSLRENARPVNVLGIPLMADKRGYDHVTSEPVILAGLEVGWTPEMAQLARGMLAAQEARYRQTGKVTIVSEDAIPRAPHYFYYYSVVGNGQPFALNVLNPRTRISEPRWVSAKAAFAWHALLPGEYTQRAVATVAPAGSGAGGWASGVYEGTRTSTRGQNVNTAAVVLESALYHARGGRPFIQPAQTKPIVRQQARADSARRDSVRRDSVRRSAARPDSARRDTARGAQPAAKARTGD